Genomic DNA from Streptomyces sp. PCS3-D2:
ACGGGCGGCAAGCCCGCCACGGACTTCGGGCTCTCGACCGCGGAGACCCCCAGCCCCTCGGGTTCCCCCTTCCTGATACCCGACGCGCCGTCCGTCGGACTGCCCGTCATGCCCGCGCCCGACGTCCCGACGACGCCTCCGGCCGACCCGGGCACCCCGGACGTCCCGGCCGACCCGACGGCCCCGCCGGCGACTCCCGGCGACCCGACGGCCCCGACCCTTCCCGCGGACCCGACGGCACCCACGACCCCGCCGGTCTCCCCGTCCCCGGCCGACCCGGCGAACCCCGCGACCCCGGCGACCCCGGCCGCCCCGGGTGCCACTCCCGCCGAGGGCAACGGCAAGCACCGCGGTGCGCCGTCTCCCGAGGAGGGTGTGCCGTCTGATGCCGCGTCGGCCCCCGTCTATACGGTGCAGGAGGGCGACAGCCTGGCGGCCATCGCGGATGCCAAGGGAGTGAAGGGCGGCTGGAGCGGTCTTTATGCGGCCAACGAGCAGGTCATCGGCAATGATGCCAACCTGATCAAGCCTGGGCAGAACCTGGATCTAACCGCCCAATAAGGACAGTTGGTTCGCCCGGTAAGGCCTGATTGTCTGTTTTCTGCAAGTGAGACATGTGTCTCTTCCGGTCAACTGGCGTGTCCCGCCCCGGGGGTTCCGCAAACCCCGTCCTCACCTGCGCAAACGCCCCTGCGGGGAGCGCAAGTAGGGGCCGTTTCTCCCCGATGCTCCTGGTTGAGCATCGGGGAGGGACATGTCTACCTTCTGATTCGCCCGCCACCGCGGGCTCCTTCGACCGCATCGCCGAATCCTGCCGGCGGACGGGGGGAACAGTCGTCGCGTCAAGCGCCGAAGGCAGGAGCGGGGGAACCAAGGTAGGTGCCGCGAGCGGCCGTTGAGAGACGGCCGACGAGCGGCTTGGGGTTAAGCGGGGCGCAAGGTCGCACCGCCGGGCACTCACAGGCTCGAACCCGACAGCTCACCTCGCAGGCGTCGGTGAGGAGAAACCTCATGCTGCTTTCCGGCAAGGGCAAGCACCGTCGCGGCTCCAAGGCCGCTCGCATCGTCACGCTCGCCGGTGTCGCCGGTGTGGCCGTCGCCGCCCCGCTGATGACCGCGGGGGCCGCCAGCGCCGCCACCGCGTCCGAGTGGGACAAGGTCGCGCAGTGCGAGTCCGGTGGCAACTGGTCCATCAACACCGGCAACGGCTACTACGGCGGGCTGCAGTTCTCGTCCTCCACCTGGGCCGCTTTCGGGGGCAAGTCGTACGCCCCGCAGGCCAACAAGGCCTCCAAGGCGCAGCAGATAGCCGTCGCCGAGAAGGTCCTCAAGAAGCAGGGCAAGGGCGCCTGGCCGCACTGTGGCAAGGGCCTGTCGAACTCCTCCTACACCGGTGGCGGCTCCACCGAGGCCCCGGCCTCCACCAAGCCGAAGGCCCAGCCGAAGAAGACCGAGACGAAGAAGACCGAGACCAAGGCCGCGCCGAAGAAGGACACCAAGCGCGCCGAGGTCCCGACCACCCGCTCCGAGCGCGCCGCGGCTCCGGTCGCGCCGAAGACCGGCAACGGCTCCTACGAGGTCAAGCCGGGCGACACGCTGGGCACCATCGCCGAGGCCAACGGCGTCAAGGGCGGCTGGCAGCAGCTCTTCGAGCTGAACAAGGACATCGTCTCGGACGCCGACCTGATCTTCCCGGGTCAGAAGCTGAAGCTCAGCTGAACGTCGCGGCAAGAGCCGCACACGCGTACGCAACGCACAGAATTCCCACCGCCCGGCGCCCCTTCCCCCCACGCGCCGGGCGGCGGTGTGTGCGGTCCCGTCGGCCGATGATCAAGGGTTGTATGTCCCGGAAGGCGGGTATTCGGTCCCTTTTTCGTCCCAGGGGTCGGGCGGTCGGCCGGTCGAACCCCGGAAGCCGGTTAGGCTCTAGGCGGCAAGGCCATCCCACGGCCTGACACGCCACCGCACACCCAGCGTCACATCCCAGAAGGAGATGCTCGTGCCGTCCATCGACGTCGTCGTAGCCCGGGAAATCCTGGACTCCCGAGGCAACCCCACGGTCGAGGTCGAGGTGGGCCTCGACGACGGCAGCACCGGCCGTGCTGCCGTTCCGTCCGGCGCCTCCACCGGCGCATTCGAGGCCATCGAGCTCCGTGACGGTGACCCCAACCGTTACATGGGCAAGGGTGTCGAGAAGGCCGTCCTCGCCGTCATCGAGCAGATCGGCCCGGAGCTCGTCGGCTACGACGCCACCGAGCAGCGCCTGATCGACCAGGCGATGTTCGACCTGGACGCCACCGACAACAAGGGCTCGCTCGGCGCCAACGCCATCCTCGGCGTCTCGCTCGCCGTCGCGCACGCCGCGTCCGAGGCCTCGGACCTCCCGCTGTTCCGCTACCTCGGCGGTCCGAACGCGCACCTGCTGCCCGTTCCGATGATGAACATCCTCAACGGTGGGTCGCACGCCGACTCCAACGTCGACATCCAGGAGTTCATGATCGCGCCGATCGGCGCGGAGTCCTTCTCCGAGGCGCTGCGCTGGGGTGCCGAGGTCTATCACACCCTCAAGAAGGTCCTGCACACCAAGGGCCTCTCCACCGGTCTGGGCGACGAGGGCGGTTTCGCCCCGAACCTGGAGTCCAACCGCGCCGCGCTCGACCTCATCATCGAGGCCATCAAGCAGGCCGGCTACACCCCGGGCAAGGACATCGCGCTCGCCCTCGACGTCGCCGCGTCCGAGTTCTACAAGGACGGCAAGTACGAGTTCGAGGGCCAGTCCCGCTCGGCTGCCGAGATGACCGACTACTACGCCGAGCTCGTCGAGGCGTACCCGCTGGTCTCCATCGAGGACCCGCTGTTCGAGGACGACTGGGCCGGATGGAAGACCATCACCGACCGCCTGGGCGCCAAGGTCCAGATCGTCGGCGACGACCTCTTCGTCACCAACCCGGAGCGCCTGGCCCGCGGCATCGAGGAGGGCTCCGCGAACGCCCTGCTCGTGAAGGTGAACCAGATCGGTTCGCTGACCGAGACCCTCGACGCCGTCGAGATGGCCCAGCGCAACGGCTTCAAGTGCATGATGTCGCACCGTTCCGGCGAGACCGAGGACGTCACCATCGCCGACCTCGCCGTCGCCGTGAACTGCGGTCAGATCAAGACCGGCGCCCCGGCCCGCTCGGACCGCGTCGCCAAGTACAACCAGCTGCTGCGCATCGAGGAGATCCTCGACGACGCCGCGGTGTACGCGGGCCGCAGCGCCTTCCCGCGCTTCAAGGGCTAATCACGCTCTGCCTCCGTACGTCCCCGCACTCGGTCCCGTACCGTGTGCGGGGACGTATTGCGTAGTGCGTACAAAGGGGAGGCGGACCCATGGCCGGGAACCGGGATCGGTTCTCCACCTTCTCCACGGCGACGCGGCTGAGGCAGCTCGGCGAGCGGACCGCGGCCCACGTCTACCGCTCGCAGTCGCGCCGGCAGGTGCGCCGCAGCCGTCTCACGGGCAGGGCCGCCCTCCTGGTGCTCGTGCTCTGTACCCTGGTCGTCGCCCTCGCGTATCCGATGCGCCAGTACGTCTCCCAGCGTTCGGAGATTGCGGAGCAGCAGCGGGCCGCCGCGGCCGCGCGGGACCGCCTGGAGCGGCTCCGCGATGAGAAGGCCCGCTGGCAGGACGACGCCTACGCGGAGCAGCAGGCGCGCAGGCACCTGCACTTCCTGCGTCCGGGGGAGGTCGGCTACATCATGGCCGACCCCGGGGCCCGGCCCCCGGAGCAGCACCGGACCGGCCAGGCCGGCTCCGACCGCCCCTGGTACTCGAACGTCTGGGACGGCGTCGACAAGGCCGACCGCCCGGGCGACTAGTGAGTACCGCAGCACCCATCCGACGAGAACGAAGAGACTCCCTCCAGGCATGCAGACGCCCCCGCCCCAGACCGACCGGACCGAGCCGACCGACGCGGACATCGAGGCGTTCGAGCAGCAGCTCGGCCGCCCGCCGCGCGGGTTGCGCGCCATCGCGCACCGCTGCCCCTGCGGGCAGCCCGACGTGGTGGAGACCGCCCCGCGGCTGCCCGATGGCACCCCCTTCCCGACGCTGTACTACCTGACGTGCCCGCGCGCGGCCTCCGCCATCGGCACGCTGGAGGCCAACGGCGTGATGAAGGAGATGCAGGCGCGCCTCGCCGAGGACCCGGAGCTCGCCGCCGCCTACCGGGCCGCGCATGAGGACTACATCCGGCGCCGCGACGCCATCGAGGTGCTCCAGGGCTTCCCGAGCGCCGGCGGCATGCCGGACCGGGTCAAGTGCCTGCACGTGCTCGTCGGGCACTCGCTGGCCGCCGGCCCCGGTGTGAACCCCTTCGGCGACGAGGCCCTCGCGATGCTGCCCGAGTGGTGGGCCAAGGGCGCCTGCGTCACCCCGTGCGGGGAGAAGAAGAAGGAGGAGGAGTCCCAGTGACCCGTGTCGCGGGCATCGACTGCGGTACGAACTCCATCAGGCTGCTCGTCGCGGACTGCGACCCCGCCACGGGTGAGCTGGTCGAGCTCGACCGACGGATGATCATCGTCCGGCTCGGCCAGGGCGTCGACAAGACCGGGCGGCTGGCCCCGGAGGCGCTGGAGCGCACCTTCGCCGCGTGCCGCGAGTACGCGGCGGTCATCAAGGAGTTCGGCGCGGAGCGGGTGCGCTTCGTGGCGACCTCCGCCTCCCGTGACGCGGAGAACCGGGACGAGTTCGTGCGCGGTGTCGTGGAGATCCTGGGCGTCGAGCCCGAGGTGATCTCCGGCGACGAGGAGGCGGAGTTCTCCTTCACCGGCGCCACCCGGGAGCTGACCGCGCACGAGCACCTGGAGCGGCCGTTCCTGGTGGTCGACATCGGCGGCGGCTCGACCGAGTTCGTGGTCGGCGACGACCACGTCCGGGCCGCCCGCTCCGTGGACGTGGGCTGCGTCCGGATGACCGAGCGCCACCTGGTGGTGGACGGGGTCGTCACCGACCCGCCGACCGAGAAGCAGGTCGCCGCCGTCCGTGCCGACATCGAGGCCGCGCTGGACCTGGCGGCCGAAACCGTTCCGCTGGCGGAGGCGCGCACCCTGGTGGGCCTGGCGGGCTCGGTGACCACCATCGCCGGCATCGCGCTCGGGCTGCCCGAGTACCGGTCGTCGGAGATCCACCACGCCCGGCTCTCCTACGAGCAGGTCCGCGAGATCACCGAGCGGATGCTGACCGCCACCCATGACGAGCGCGCGGCGATTCCCGTGATGCACCCGGGCCGGGTCGACGTGATCGGCGCGGGCGCGCTGGTCCTGCTGGCCGTCATGGAGCGCACCGGCGCCTCGGAGGTCGTGGTCTCCGAGCACGACATCCTCGACGGGATCGCGATCAAGACCGCGGAAGAGGCCGAGGCGGCCGAGCGGCTGTCCTGACCTGCCGAACCCCTGAATCGTGGCGCTCCGGTCGACCGGCCGGGGCGTCACGGTCGTTCCGGGTCGTCCGGGCGGGCTACCGCAACGAGCCATGGCCTGGCCCGCGATGACCGGAGGAATCATCTGGTCCATCGGCCAAACGACCTTCGAACCAGAGTGTGAGGGGTGTCGGGGGCCATGATCGGAAAAAAGTTCGTGAAGTTCTTCACAAGGAAAAGGGTGCGACTGGGTCACCGGAAGGGCCCCTCGGGGCCTTCCGGAGGCCTCGGGGTCCCTTTTGTCGCGCGTTCGTGTGATCGGCGGAGGCGGCGGGTTCCGTGTCGGAGATAAGGACGAAACCCGGTGGTCTACTCCGGTCAAAGCCTTGGAGGCCAGTTCAGGACGGGTGAACAACGACTCCCGACACCTCTTGGTTCCCGTTGCGCGTCATGACGTCCGTCACGTGGGCGGCGGAGTGTAGCAGAGGCCCTCTCGGTCCTTGTGAAGGGGCTCACGAGCAACACCCCAATGGGTGCTGGATACTCGTTCTCATGAGCACCACGGAGCGTCCCAGGATCCTCGTTGTAGGAGGTGGGTACGTAGGCCTGTACGCAGCCAAGCGCATCATGAAGAAGATGCGCTACGGCGAGGCGACCGTCACGGTCGTCGACCCGCGCTCGTACATGACCTACCAGCCCTTCCTCCCCGAAGTGGCCGCAGGCAGCATCTCGCCGCGGCACGTCGTCGTCCCGCTGCGACGCGTGCTGCCCAAGGCTGAGGTCCTCACCGGCCGGGTCACCACCATCGACCAGGACCGCAAGGTCGCCGTCGTCACGCCGCTGGTCGGCGAGGCGTACGAGCTGCCCTTCGACTACCTGGTGATCGCCCTCGGCGCCGTCTCCCGCACCTTCCCGATCCCCGGTCTCGCAGAGCAGGGCATCGGCATGAAGGGCGTCGAGGAGGGCATCGGCCTGCGCAACCACGTGCTGGAGCAGCTCGACAAGGCCGAGTCCACGACGGACGAGAACGTCCGCCGCAAGGCCCTCACCTTCGTCTTCGTCGGCGGCGGCTTCGCCGGCGCCGAGACGATCGGCGAGGTCGAGGACATGGCCCGCGACGCCGCGAAGTACTACTCCACGATCAAGCGCGAGGACATGCGCTTCATCCTGGTCGACGCGGCCGACAAGATCCTCCCCGAGGTCGGGCCCAAGCTCGGCACCTGGGGCCGGGAGCACCTTGAGTCCCGCGGCATCGAGATCTACCTCAACACCTCCATGGACTCCTGCGTGGACGGCCACGTGGTGCTGAAGAACGGCCTTGAGGTCGACTCCAACACCATCGTGTGGACCGCCGGCGTCAAGCCCAACCCGGCGCTGGCCCGCTTCGGCCTTCCGCTGGGCCCGCGCGGCCACGTCGACACCGCCCCGACCCTCCAGGTCCAGGGCACCGACTACATCTGGGCCGCGGGCGACAACGCCCAGGTCCCGGACGTCGCCGCCCGCAAGGCCGGCGTCGAGAACGCCTGGTGCCCGCCGAACGCCCAGCACGCGCTGCGCCAGGCCAAGGTCCTCGGCGACAACGTGGTCTCGGGCATGCGGGGCTTCCCGCAGGCCGAGTACGCGCACTCCAACAAGGGTGCGGTGGCGGGCCTCGGCCTCCACAAGGGCGTGGCGATGATCGTCATGGGCAAGATGAAGATCAAGCTCAAGGGCCGGCTCGCCTGGTACATGCACCGTGGCTACCACGGCATGGCCATGCCGACCTGGAACCGCAAGATCCGCGTCTTCGCCGACTGGACCCTCGGCATGTTCCTCAAGCGCGAGGTCGTCTCCCTCGGCGCGCTGGAGACCCCGCGCGAGGAGTTCTACGAGGCCGCCAAGCCGGCGCCGGCCCCGGCCGCCGCCGCTGCCCCGGCCGAGAAGGCCAAGGCCTCCTGACCCTGCGCCGGGAGCCCGGCCGCTGAGCCGGCCGCATGTACGACCCCGAAGGGGCCGCCCGCCATCCGTGGTGCGGGCGGCCCCTTCGGCGTACCCGGGGCCGTGGAGGGGTAGACGGATGGGTCGGAACTTTGTGGAGGTGCGCCATGACCGACGCCGCTCCGCGGCTGGCCGCTCTTGCCGAGACCCTGCTGGGCGGCCCCCTGCCCGTGCGCATCCGCGCGTGGGACGGAACCGAGGCCGGGCCGCCCGACGGTCCCGTGCTCGTCGTCCGGGGCCGCCGCGCCCTGCGCCGGATCCTGTGGAAGCCCGGGGAGCTGGGCCTGGCCCGGGCCTGGGTGGCCGGCGACCTGACCGTCGAGGGCGACCTGTTCGAGCTGTTGGACCGGGTGGGGGGCGTGCTCTGGCAGCGGGACCGGGAGCCCGCCGCCCCGCCCGCCTCCCGCCCGTGCGCGCTGCGCCCGCGCCTGCCCCGGCGGGTCTCCGCCGCCGCGGACACCGCGGCGGCCACCGCGGCGCTGCTGGGCGACGCCGAGGCACGGAGCGCCGTACGGGACCTCGTCGCCCTGGCCAGGCCCTGGCCGGCGCCCGCGCCGCCCGCGGAGGAGGCGGCCCGGCGCGGCGGCCCCCGGCACACCAGGCGCCGCGACCGGCAGGCCATCAGCCACCACTACGACGTCGGCAACGCCTTCTACGAGCGGGTCCTCGGCCCCTCCATGGTGTACTCCTGCGCCTACTGGACGCCCGGCTCGACCCTGGAACGGGCCCAGCACGACAAGCTCGACCTGGTCTGCCGCAAGCTCGGCCTCAAGCCCGGGGACCGGCTCCTCGACGTCGGCTGCGGATGGGGCTCCCTGGCCCTGCACGCGGCCCGCGCGTACGGAGCGCGCGTCACCGGGGTCACGCTCTCGCGCGAACAGGCCCTGTACGCCCGCAAGAAGGCCGCGGACGAGGGCCTGGCCGATCTGGTCGAGATCCGGATCCAGGACTACCGGGACGTCAAGGACGGCCCCTACGACGCGATTTCCTCCATCGGGATGGCCGAACACGTCGGCGCCGAGCGCTACCGCGACTACGCGCGCACCCTGCACGCCCTGCTGCGCCCGGGCGGCCTGCTGCTCAACCACCAGATCGCCCGCCCCCCGGAGGCGGACGAGGCGGCCTACCGGGTGGACGCGTTCATCGACGCGTACGTCTTCCCCGACGGCGAACTCTCCCCGGTCGGCACCACGGTCGGCGAGCTGGAGCGGGCCGGCTTCGAGGTCCGCGACGTCGAGGCGCTGCGCGAGCACTACGCCCTGACCCTGCGGGCCTGGGTGGCGCGGCTGGAGCAGCACTGGGACGAGGCCGTGGCGCTCACCTCGGCCGGCCGGGCCCGGGTCTGGCAGCTCTACATGGCCGCCTCCGCGCTCGGCTTCGAACGGGGCCGCCTCGGGGTCAACCAGGTGCTCGCCGTGCGCTCCGCGCCGCGCGGGGACTCGGGGCTGCCGTTGCGGCTGCGGACCTGGGGTGCGCAGCCGGCTTAGGGACTCCCCGGCGGATCGCGGCCGGATCGTTCCTGCAAGGACGACGGGAAGGGCCCCGGGGCGCGTCGTGCCGCCCCGGGGCCCTTCCGTGTCCGCGTTCCGCGTCCCGCTACTCGGTCTTGATGGCGGTCAGCATGTTGAGGCGGGCGGCGCTGCGGGCCGGCCACATGGCGGCCAGGACGCCGACCACGGCGGCCAGCAGGAGGAAGATCCCGATCCGGTCCCACGGGAGGACCAACGCGTAGCCGGGCATGGCGTTGGCCAGCGTGGAGCCGACGGCCCAGGCGAGGAAGATGCCGATGACGACGCCGAGGGCGGCACCGAAGAGCGAGATGACCACGGCCTCAAGGCGGATCATGTTCTTGACGCGGCTTCGGTCGAGGCCGATGGCCCGCAGCATGCCGATCTCCTGGGTCCGCTCGAAGACGGACATGGCCAGGGTGTTGACCACGCCGAGCACCGAGATGACCAGGGCCATGCCGAGCAGGCCGTACATGATGTTCAGCATCGTGTTGATCATGCCGCCCATCTCGTTGCGCATGTCCTGCTGGGTGGCGACGGTGATGGCCGGGTTCTTGCCGAGGGCGTCGACGACCTTCTGCTGGGCGGCCTTGGAGGCGCCGCCGTCGACGTTGACGTACACCTCGGGGATGTACATGTCCTCGCTGTGCTCGGTGAGGATCCTGTTGTCGATGACGTAGGGGGAGAGCAGCCCGTCCATGTCCTTGAAGACCGCGCCGACCTTGACGGACGCTTCCCGGCCGTCGTCGTACTTCACCTTGAGCGCGGTGCCGACGGTGAGGTTCTGCTTCCTGGCCGTCTTCTCGGCGACGGCGACCTCGCCCTTGCCGAGGCGGTCGAGCGAGCCGCTGAGCACCTCGATGTTGAGGAGCTGACCGATGGTGGCCGGGTTGACGCCGGAGGCGGACCGGAAGTCGCCGTCGACCAGGAAATAGCCGGCCGACTGCGGGGAGACCGCCTTGATACCGGGGGCCTTGGCCAGGGTCTCGGCCACCGACTCGTCGAGGCTGCCCGCGTCGGCGGACATGGAGACCCGGTAGTCGGCCTTGAGCTTCTCGGTGCTCATGCGGTCGACGACCTTGCCGACGGTGACACCGAGCACCGACAGCGTGGTGACCAGGGTCAGGCCGATGGCCAGGGACGCGGCCGTGACGGCGGTGCGGCGCGGGTTGCGGACGGCGTTCTGGGCGGCCAGCTTGCCGGGGACGCCGAACACCTTCTGCAGTAGCGGACGGACCGCACCGATGACCGGCTTGGAGAGCAGCGGCAGCAGCACGATCATGCCGATCAGCATGAAGAAGGCGCCGCCGCCCATGGTCATGCGGCCGGTGTTGCCGCCCGTGGACACGCCCAGGAGGACCAGGCCGATGCCGCCGAGGCTGATGACCGAGCCGAGGATGTTGCGCACGAGCAGGGACTTCGAGGTGGCCGGCAGGTGGGCGCTGCCCATGGCGGCGACCGGGGCGATCCGGCCGGTGCGCCAGGCCGGCAGCAGGGCGGCGACGGTGGTGACGACGACACCGATGACGAGCGCGGCGATGACGGTGCCCGGTGCGATCACCAGGGCGCCGCCCGGCAGCTTGGCGCCGAGGGAGCCGATGACGGTGCGAATCGCGGCCGCCAGGCCGATGCCGCCCGCCAGGCCGACGGCGGCCGACAGGGCGCCGACGACGAGGGCCTCGCTGAGGACGGAGCGCATGACCTGGCCGCGGTGGGCGCCGACGGCGCGCAGCAGGGCCAGCTCCTTGGTGCGCTGGGTGACCAGCATGGTGAAGGTGTTGTAGATCAGGAAGATGCCGACGAAGAGCGAGATGCCGGCGAAGACGAGCAGCATCGTGCTGAGGTTGCCGAGGCCCTTCTCGATCTGCTTGGCCTGTTCGGCGGCGAGCGCCGCACCGGTCTGCGCCTTGGTGTTCTTGTCGAGCAGCGGCTTGATGTCGGCGAGCAGCTTGTCGGCGGAGGCGCCGTTCTTCGCGGCGACCGACAGCTCCGTGAAGTATCCGGGCTTGAGGTAGAGCTCCTGGGCGACCTTGGTCTCGAAGAGCACCAGGCTGCCGCCGGCCTGGACGGCGCCGTCCTCGGTGGTGAAGACGCCGGCGAGGGAGTACTCCTTGACCGGGCCGTTGGTGGCGACGCGGACCCGGTCGCCCACCGCGTAGCCGCCCTGGTCGGCGGTCTCCTTGTCGAGGGCGACCTCGTCGGCCCGCGCCGGGCCGGTGCCCTGCGTGAAGACGTAGTGCGGGTCCTTGCCGTCCTTGACGGGCGTGTAGTTGGCGCCCTGGTTGGACCAGCCCGAGCCGATCAGCCGGCCGTTCTCGTCGCCGACGCCCGCGAAGCCCGAGACGCGGCCGGAGACGGAGTCGACGCCCGGGAGCGCCCTGATCCTGTCGAGGGTCTGCTGGCTGAGGCCGGGCTCGCCCTCCTTCTCGCCCTGCTCGTTGCGGCCCTGGCCGTACGAGGTGACCGAGACGGCGACGCCCTCGTAGCTCTTGGCGGACTGGCCGGAGAGGGACTTCTTGAGGGTGTCGGTGAAGACGAGGGTGCCGGATACGAAGGCGACGCCGAGGGTGACGGCGAGCACCGTCATCAGCAGCCGGGCCTTGTGCGCGAGGACGTTGCGCAGGGCGGTACGGAACATGGAAGGTCTCAGTCCTGGGGCTGGAGGTCTTGGAGGAAGGGCCGGGTCGGGACCGGCGTCAGCTGGTACGGCCCTTGGCGTCGAAGGCCTTCATGCGGTCCAGCACGCCGTCGGCGGTGGGCGCGTGCATCTCGGCGACGATCTGGCCGTCGGCGAGGAAGATGACGCGGTCGGCGTAGGAGGCGGCGACGGGGTCGTGGGTGACCATCACGACGGTCTGGCCGAGCTCGCGGACGGAGTTGCGCAGGAAGCCGAGGACCTCCGCGCCGGCGCGGGAGTCCAGGTTTCCGGTCGGCTCGTCACCGAAGATGATCTCGGGGCGGGAGGCGAGGGCGCGGGCCACCGCCACGCGCTGCTGCTGGCCGCCGGAGAG
This window encodes:
- a CDS encoding septum formation initiator family protein, which produces MAGNRDRFSTFSTATRLRQLGERTAAHVYRSQSRRQVRRSRLTGRAALLVLVLCTLVVALAYPMRQYVSQRSEIAEQQRAAAAARDRLERLRDEKARWQDDAYAEQQARRHLHFLRPGEVGYIMADPGARPPEQHRTGQAGSDRPWYSNVWDGVDKADRPGD
- the eno gene encoding phosphopyruvate hydratase, encoding MLVPSIDVVVAREILDSRGNPTVEVEVGLDDGSTGRAAVPSGASTGAFEAIELRDGDPNRYMGKGVEKAVLAVIEQIGPELVGYDATEQRLIDQAMFDLDATDNKGSLGANAILGVSLAVAHAASEASDLPLFRYLGGPNAHLLPVPMMNILNGGSHADSNVDIQEFMIAPIGAESFSEALRWGAEVYHTLKKVLHTKGLSTGLGDEGGFAPNLESNRAALDLIIEAIKQAGYTPGKDIALALDVAASEFYKDGKYEFEGQSRSAAEMTDYYAELVEAYPLVSIEDPLFEDDWAGWKTITDRLGAKVQIVGDDLFVTNPERLARGIEEGSANALLVKVNQIGSLTETLDAVEMAQRNGFKCMMSHRSGETEDVTIADLAVAVNCGQIKTGAPARSDRVAKYNQLLRIEEILDDAAVYAGRSAFPRFKG
- a CDS encoding transglycosylase family protein — encoded protein: MLSGNGRHRRPRQVPALVVTAGVTGSALAMPLLAATSATAADTATWDKVAECESGGSWSANFGSGAYGGLQFTQQQWQDAGGLDFAERADLASRSQQIAVAERVLAAQGPQAWPLCAASAGLDQQGPAAVVDPGLPGSTGAVGPAPSRPDDTVPSTTGGKPATDFGLSTAETPSPSGSPFLIPDAPSVGLPVMPAPDVPTTPPADPGTPDVPADPTAPPATPGDPTAPTLPADPTAPTTPPVSPSPADPANPATPATPAAPGATPAEGNGKHRGAPSPEEGVPSDAASAPVYTVQEGDSLAAIADAKGVKGGWSGLYAANEQVIGNDANLIKPGQNLDLTAQ
- a CDS encoding DUF501 domain-containing protein, with product MQTPPPQTDRTEPTDADIEAFEQQLGRPPRGLRAIAHRCPCGQPDVVETAPRLPDGTPFPTLYYLTCPRAASAIGTLEANGVMKEMQARLAEDPELAAAYRAAHEDYIRRRDAIEVLQGFPSAGGMPDRVKCLHVLVGHSLAAGPGVNPFGDEALAMLPEWWAKGACVTPCGEKKKEEESQ
- a CDS encoding ABC transporter permease — protein: MFRTALRNVLAHKARLLMTVLAVTLGVAFVSGTLVFTDTLKKSLSGQSAKSYEGVAVSVTSYGQGRNEQGEKEGEPGLSQQTLDRIRALPGVDSVSGRVSGFAGVGDENGRLIGSGWSNQGANYTPVKDGKDPHYVFTQGTGPARADEVALDKETADQGGYAVGDRVRVATNGPVKEYSLAGVFTTEDGAVQAGGSLVLFETKVAQELYLKPGYFTELSVAAKNGASADKLLADIKPLLDKNTKAQTGAALAAEQAKQIEKGLGNLSTMLLVFAGISLFVGIFLIYNTFTMLVTQRTKELALLRAVGAHRGQVMRSVLSEALVVGALSAAVGLAGGIGLAAAIRTVIGSLGAKLPGGALVIAPGTVIAALVIGVVVTTVAALLPAWRTGRIAPVAAMGSAHLPATSKSLLVRNILGSVISLGGIGLVLLGVSTGGNTGRMTMGGGAFFMLIGMIVLLPLLSKPVIGAVRPLLQKVFGVPGKLAAQNAVRNPRRTAVTAASLAIGLTLVTTLSVLGVTVGKVVDRMSTEKLKADYRVSMSADAGSLDESVAETLAKAPGIKAVSPQSAGYFLVDGDFRSASGVNPATIGQLLNIEVLSGSLDRLGKGEVAVAEKTARKQNLTVGTALKVKYDDGREASVKVGAVFKDMDGLLSPYVIDNRILTEHSEDMYIPEVYVNVDGGASKAAQQKVVDALGKNPAITVATQQDMRNEMGGMINTMLNIMYGLLGMALVISVLGVVNTLAMSVFERTQEIGMLRAIGLDRSRVKNMIRLEAVVISLFGAALGVVIGIFLAWAVGSTLANAMPGYALVLPWDRIGIFLLLAAVVGVLAAMWPARSAARLNMLTAIKTE
- a CDS encoding cyclopropane-fatty-acyl-phospholipid synthase family protein; the encoded protein is MTDAAPRLAALAETLLGGPLPVRIRAWDGTEAGPPDGPVLVVRGRRALRRILWKPGELGLARAWVAGDLTVEGDLFELLDRVGGVLWQRDREPAAPPASRPCALRPRLPRRVSAAADTAAATAALLGDAEARSAVRDLVALARPWPAPAPPAEEAARRGGPRHTRRRDRQAISHHYDVGNAFYERVLGPSMVYSCAYWTPGSTLERAQHDKLDLVCRKLGLKPGDRLLDVGCGWGSLALHAARAYGARVTGVTLSREQALYARKKAADEGLADLVEIRIQDYRDVKDGPYDAISSIGMAEHVGAERYRDYARTLHALLRPGGLLLNHQIARPPEADEAAYRVDAFIDAYVFPDGELSPVGTTVGELERAGFEVRDVEALREHYALTLRAWVARLEQHWDEAVALTSAGRARVWQLYMAASALGFERGRLGVNQVLAVRSAPRGDSGLPLRLRTWGAQPA
- a CDS encoding Ppx/GppA phosphatase family protein, giving the protein MTRVAGIDCGTNSIRLLVADCDPATGELVELDRRMIIVRLGQGVDKTGRLAPEALERTFAACREYAAVIKEFGAERVRFVATSASRDAENRDEFVRGVVEILGVEPEVISGDEEAEFSFTGATRELTAHEHLERPFLVVDIGGGSTEFVVGDDHVRAARSVDVGCVRMTERHLVVDGVVTDPPTEKQVAAVRADIEAALDLAAETVPLAEARTLVGLAGSVTTIAGIALGLPEYRSSEIHHARLSYEQVREITERMLTATHDERAAIPVMHPGRVDVIGAGALVLLAVMERTGASEVVVSEHDILDGIAIKTAEEAEAAERLS
- a CDS encoding transglycosylase family protein gives rise to the protein MLLSGKGKHRRGSKAARIVTLAGVAGVAVAAPLMTAGAASAATASEWDKVAQCESGGNWSINTGNGYYGGLQFSSSTWAAFGGKSYAPQANKASKAQQIAVAEKVLKKQGKGAWPHCGKGLSNSSYTGGGSTEAPASTKPKAQPKKTETKKTETKAAPKKDTKRAEVPTTRSERAAAPVAPKTGNGSYEVKPGDTLGTIAEANGVKGGWQQLFELNKDIVSDADLIFPGQKLKLS
- a CDS encoding NAD(P)/FAD-dependent oxidoreductase; translated protein: MSTTERPRILVVGGGYVGLYAAKRIMKKMRYGEATVTVVDPRSYMTYQPFLPEVAAGSISPRHVVVPLRRVLPKAEVLTGRVTTIDQDRKVAVVTPLVGEAYELPFDYLVIALGAVSRTFPIPGLAEQGIGMKGVEEGIGLRNHVLEQLDKAESTTDENVRRKALTFVFVGGGFAGAETIGEVEDMARDAAKYYSTIKREDMRFILVDAADKILPEVGPKLGTWGREHLESRGIEIYLNTSMDSCVDGHVVLKNGLEVDSNTIVWTAGVKPNPALARFGLPLGPRGHVDTAPTLQVQGTDYIWAAGDNAQVPDVAARKAGVENAWCPPNAQHALRQAKVLGDNVVSGMRGFPQAEYAHSNKGAVAGLGLHKGVAMIVMGKMKIKLKGRLAWYMHRGYHGMAMPTWNRKIRVFADWTLGMFLKREVVSLGALETPREEFYEAAKPAPAPAAAAAPAEKAKAS